Proteins found in one Candidatus Eisenbacteria bacterium genomic segment:
- a CDS encoding DUF393 domain-containing protein codes for MESEKPLLVYDGDCDFCRRWVNRWRRAFRDRVNVAPYQSVAASHPDIDVGRFRESVHLREPDGTWTRGAEAVFRALAAAGRRWPLRLYRRVPGFAPLGEGLYRLVAANRPALTGVT; via the coding sequence GTGGAGTCCGAGAAACCGCTCCTGGTCTACGACGGGGACTGCGACTTCTGCCGCCGATGGGTGAACCGGTGGAGGCGCGCCTTCCGGGATCGGGTGAACGTCGCGCCCTATCAGAGCGTGGCCGCTTCCCATCCCGACATCGACGTCGGCCGATTCCGGGAGTCCGTTCACCTGCGCGAGCCGGACGGGACCTGGACGCGTGGAGCCGAGGCGGTGTTCCGCGCGCTCGCCGCCGCGGGAAGGCGCTGGCCGCTCCGGCTCTACCGGCGTGTGCCCGGATTCGCGCCGCTCGGCGAGGGACTGTACCGGCTCGTGGCGGCCAACCGTCCCGCGCTCACCGGCGTCACG